A stretch of the Verrucomicrobiales bacterium genome encodes the following:
- a CDS encoding molybdopterin-dependent oxidoreductase — MAFFSSDERVGDRRSFLRAGAVAGIAALTAGSVPSLRAEEATELPFDNGERPLVRYPQKRPMLRLTSRPPQLETPFSVYGEGVLTPNDAFFVRYHLALSPPPEASLRPDAFQVTVQGKVQQPLKLSVADLKSQFDAVEVVAVNQCSGNSRGFSQPRVPGGQSGNGAMGNARWRGVRLKDVLNKAGLAAGARQVTFNGLDKPLLPQTPDFVKALDVDHALDGDVMLAYEMNGEELPWLNGYPLRLVVPGHYGTYWIKHLHEITVVDEVYAGYWMSTAYRIPDNACGCLEPGTAPTKTVPIQRFNVRSFITSPAEGSRVSSGEPVTVRGIAFDGGYGIAQVLVSDDGGTTWRQADLGKDLGKYSFREWSLPYVSKRKGTVELLVKATNRLGQSQPMDPLWNPAGYLRNVVERVRLEVL, encoded by the coding sequence ATGGCATTTTTTTCATCCGATGAACGGGTTGGGGATCGTCGCAGTTTCCTGCGGGCAGGCGCCGTTGCGGGGATAGCCGCGCTGACGGCGGGATCGGTGCCCTCGCTTCGGGCGGAGGAGGCGACGGAGTTACCTTTCGACAACGGGGAGCGGCCGCTGGTTCGATATCCGCAGAAGCGTCCGATGTTGCGGTTGACCAGTCGCCCGCCGCAGTTGGAAACTCCATTTAGCGTGTATGGCGAGGGAGTCCTCACTCCCAACGACGCTTTCTTTGTGCGCTATCATTTGGCGCTCTCGCCCCCTCCTGAGGCGTCGTTGCGACCGGATGCCTTCCAGGTGACGGTTCAGGGCAAAGTCCAGCAGCCCTTGAAGCTGTCGGTCGCCGACCTGAAGTCTCAGTTTGACGCAGTAGAAGTAGTGGCGGTGAATCAGTGCTCGGGCAACAGCCGTGGGTTCTCACAGCCGCGGGTCCCGGGGGGGCAGTCCGGAAATGGGGCCATGGGTAACGCCCGCTGGCGGGGCGTTCGGCTGAAGGACGTGCTCAACAAAGCTGGGTTAGCTGCCGGTGCGCGCCAAGTCACCTTTAACGGGCTCGACAAGCCCTTGCTGCCCCAGACGCCCGACTTTGTGAAGGCCTTGGATGTGGACCACGCGCTCGATGGCGACGTGATGCTCGCCTACGAAATGAATGGCGAGGAGCTTCCCTGGCTGAACGGGTATCCTCTGCGGTTGGTGGTTCCCGGGCACTATGGAACCTACTGGATCAAGCACCTTCATGAGATCACGGTGGTGGACGAGGTGTATGCCGGATATTGGATGAGCACGGCGTACCGAATCCCCGATAATGCCTGCGGCTGTCTTGAGCCGGGAACGGCTCCCACCAAAACGGTTCCGATCCAGCGGTTTAATGTGCGCTCATTCATCACGAGCCCGGCGGAAGGGAGTCGGGTTTCCTCCGGTGAGCCCGTGACGGTGCGTGGAATTGCGTTTGACGGCGGGTATGGCATCGCACAAGTGCTGGTGTCGGATGATGGCGGAACCACTTGGCGTCAGGCTGATCTCGGCAAGGATCTCGGTAAATATTCCTTCCGCGAATGGAGCCTGCCATACGTGTCCAAGAGGAAAGGCACCGTGGAATTGCTGGTGAAAGCGACGAATCGCTTGGGACAGTCTCAGCCGATGGATCCGCTCTGGAATCCGGCGGGATACCTACGCAACGTGGTGGAGCGGGTCCGGTTGGAAGTACTTTAA
- a CDS encoding efflux transporter outer membrane subunit has translation MTRFHTQFSRLIDILCCTSTLLLATGCAVGPRYRQPTNLHPAQFEQAGALGDTSAPAETEWWRGFGDPLMESLIHSAATNNHDLRIAQSRLQEARALWTQARFDFAPTIRSQNYYENTQTSRATQSDRDRSGRHNELYRVGFDSTWELDLWGKSRRNVEAARATIEAVEASRDDVLISVRAEVALNYLDLRGLQNQLVVAERNATNQTEILVLAQALRDGGQGTQLDVARARSLLNATLATIAPLHSDLEQAKHRLAVLCGLPPAGLKEQLRPTAPLPTLPTQVPLGSPADLLRRRPDLRSAERSLAAATARIGVETADLFPSVTFVGSIGLQANRFSGFGDAGTDAWGFGPHLSWAALDLGRVRQRIKAANSRAEGALVTYEKTVLLALEETENALVGFSGQRQRLGFLREAERAAAEAVALARQRYRDGVSDFLGVLDAERTLLSLQEQLVASETLTATSLVRVYKSLGGSPLATTSATATPSKAGNR, from the coding sequence ATGACCCGCTTTCACACCCAGTTCTCCCGGTTGATCGATATACTCTGCTGCACCTCAACCCTGCTGCTTGCCACGGGATGCGCCGTCGGACCCCGCTACCGTCAACCGACGAACCTCCATCCAGCCCAGTTCGAGCAAGCCGGCGCGCTCGGCGACACCTCCGCGCCGGCCGAAACCGAATGGTGGCGCGGCTTCGGCGATCCCCTCATGGAGTCGCTGATCCACTCCGCCGCCACCAACAACCACGACCTTCGGATCGCGCAATCGCGGCTTCAGGAGGCACGGGCTCTCTGGACCCAGGCACGCTTTGACTTCGCTCCCACGATACGAAGCCAAAACTATTACGAGAACACCCAAACCAGCCGAGCCACCCAGTCGGACCGCGATCGCTCCGGCCGACACAACGAACTGTATCGAGTCGGTTTCGACTCCACCTGGGAATTGGACTTGTGGGGAAAATCCCGCCGCAACGTGGAGGCGGCCCGAGCCACCATCGAAGCTGTCGAAGCCTCTCGGGACGATGTGCTGATCAGTGTACGGGCCGAGGTCGCGCTCAATTATTTGGATCTGCGTGGCCTGCAAAATCAGCTGGTCGTGGCCGAGCGCAATGCCACGAACCAGACCGAAATCCTGGTCCTGGCGCAAGCGCTCCGCGACGGCGGACAGGGCACCCAACTGGACGTCGCTCGGGCGCGATCGCTCCTGAATGCCACGTTGGCCACCATCGCTCCGCTGCACTCCGACCTCGAGCAAGCCAAACATCGGCTGGCCGTTCTGTGCGGGCTTCCTCCGGCTGGCCTGAAGGAGCAACTTCGCCCCACTGCCCCCTTGCCTACCCTCCCGACCCAGGTGCCCCTGGGATCTCCGGCCGATCTGCTCCGCCGAAGACCGGATCTACGGTCGGCAGAACGGTCGCTGGCGGCGGCCACCGCCCGCATCGGGGTCGAAACCGCAGACCTTTTCCCGAGTGTCACCTTCGTCGGCAGCATCGGACTCCAGGCTAACCGGTTCTCCGGATTCGGCGATGCGGGAACCGATGCCTGGGGCTTTGGACCTCACCTATCCTGGGCCGCGCTGGACCTTGGTCGGGTACGCCAACGCATCAAAGCGGCCAATTCTCGCGCTGAAGGGGCTCTCGTCACCTATGAAAAGACGGTTCTCCTGGCCCTCGAGGAAACGGAAAACGCTTTAGTTGGCTTTTCGGGACAGCGCCAGCGCCTGGGCTTTCTGAGGGAAGCCGAACGCGCGGCCGCCGAGGCTGTGGCCCTCGCCCGCCAACGCTATCGGGATGGGGTTTCGGATTTCCTCGGGGTGCTTGATGCCGAGCGTACGCTGTTGAGCCTCCAGGAACAGCTGGTCGCGAGCGAGACACTCACCGCCACGAGCCTCGTTCGCGTTTACAAATCACTGGGAGGCTCCCCGCTCGCCACCACGTCCGCCACCGCCACTCCCAGCAAGGCCGGGAACCGCTAA
- a CDS encoding cytochrome c, with product MNTNFRQLAMAGVALVLSGVAGVAADAWLLPPETAKLKAGPGVELATTHCLLCHSADYVSTQPRLTRAGWEASVKKMREKYGAPIPAGQVTNLVDYLTQVYGKPTPSGK from the coding sequence ATGAACACGAACTTTCGGCAGTTGGCGATGGCGGGAGTGGCGCTGGTGCTTTCGGGAGTGGCGGGAGTGGCGGCGGACGCCTGGCTCCTGCCGCCTGAGACGGCCAAGCTGAAGGCTGGGCCGGGAGTGGAACTGGCCACCACCCACTGTCTTCTGTGTCACTCGGCGGACTATGTCAGCACACAGCCTCGTCTGACGCGTGCGGGCTGGGAGGCCTCGGTGAAGAAAATGAGAGAGAAATACGGCGCGCCGATCCCCGCCGGCCAGGTCACGAACCTCGTGGACTACCTCACCCAAGTTTACGGCAAACCAACTCCCTCAGGTAAGTGA